The nucleotide sequence GGTTGAGCTTGCATTAGTTCGCTCTCATCAATTTGAGTTTTAATGACAATCTTAAATTATTTGTTTATTTTATTTTCAAAAAAACGTCTAGCCTTAATTGATATTATTTCAAACACTCGAGTAGTTTGAAAAAAACCGATTTTAGTCACACAAGAACAAATAATTTTAAAACCAATGTTACTACAAAGACGTCAAATAATACACGTTTTATCAGATAAAGCAGAAAGAAATGATAATTAAATTTAAGGAGAATTATGAAAGTTGCTAATAACAATTTATTGGAAGATTTGAATTCCAAACAAAAAGAAGCTGTTGAATATTTTGATTCACCTTTACGTATTGTTGCTGGTGCTGGTAGTGGTAAAACAAAAGTTTTAACTAGAAAAATTGCTTATTTAGTAAATAAACTCGGTATTGCCCCGAAAGAAATTTTAGCAGTGACTTTTACTAATAAAGCTTGCAATGAAATGGCTATTAGAATTAGACAATATTGCGGAAATCTCACAAATGAATTAACAATTAAAACTTTTCACTCACTTTGTGCATTAATTTTGCGTGAAGAATCACGTAAAATCGGTCTAAGAAGTGATTTTCAAATTTTAGATGAAGTTGATAAAAAAGCGATTTTAAATGAAATTTATGAAAAATTAGACATTCAAACTAATTTAATCTCACTTTCGAACATGATGAATTACATTTCATGAGCAAAAAATCATCATTATTCAAAAAGTGAATTAAAAGAAGCTTTAAATTCTGATGAAATTATTCCAAAAGTTTACTCTTTATACAACAAAAAACTACGTGAAAATAAATGTTTAGACTTTGACGATTTAATCTTAAAAGTCAACGATTTATTTGAAGCTTATCCTGAAGTTGTTCAAAAATGAGCAAACAAATTCAAATATATTTTAGTTGACGAGTTTCAAGATACTTCAGATTTACAGTACAAAATTATTAAATACTTATACAACCCTGAAGATGCTCACATTACAATTGTTGGTGATCCAGACCAAACAATTTACGAATGACGTGGTGCTGAAGTAGATTTAATTTTAGACTTTGATCAAGATTTTAAAGATACTAAAACAATCGTTTTAGACATTAACTATCGTTCAACTAAGAAAATTTTACGTGCTGCAAACAAATTAATTAAAAACAATAAATTCCGTTTCAACAAAGACTTACAAACCGAAAACCCTGAAGGGGACGATATTGAATTTTTCCATGCTTTTAGCAACGAAGCGGAAGCTCGTTGAGTAGTCCAAAAAATCAACGAACTTAAAAAGCAAAAAATTCAACTTAAAAATATTGCAATTTTATATCGTTCAAATTATTATTCAAGAGCTTTTGAAGAGGCTTTAATCAACGAAAACATCAATCATAAAATTTTCAATGGTACCAAATTCTTCCAAAGAGCCGAAATTAAGGACTCACTCGCTTATTTACGTGTTTTGTATGATGGTTCAGATATTGCCTTTGAGAGAATAATTAATATTCCCGCTCGTGGAATTGGAAAAAGTACTTTGGCTAAATTAAAACAATTTGCTCAAGAAAAAGAGATGGGATTATTTGAATGTGTCCTTAAACACTACAAAGAATTACCAATCAAACAAAGTTTAATTGTCAAATCAATTTTTCCATTATTAAAGGACATTTTAACCTTTAGAAAAGCACTTGAAAAAAATAAATTCTCACTTGTTTTATTAAAATTCTTAGAAAAAATTAAATACTTCGAAGCAATCGAGCAAAACGTTAACATGCGTGGACAAGCAACTGATAACGTGCGTGAATTAATTAAGAGTATGGAAACTTGAGAGCAAAAAAATCCCAATAAATCACTTAAGGACTATTTAGATATGGTCTCGCTAATGAGTGCTGGGGACGAATATGATGACTTTTCAAATTATGTTTCATTAATGACTGTCCACTCGGCAAAGGGATTGGAATTCGATAATGTCTTTGTTGTAGGTATGACTGAACAAATTTTTCCAAGTTACAAAGGTTTAAATCGTGATAATAGTAAGGACTGAATGGAAGAAGAAAGAAGACTTGCCTATGTCGCTATTACACGTGCTAAAAAGAAATTATTCATTACCGATTCACGTGGTAATTTAATTGGTACAGATATACCAAAAGAAACCTCTCGCTTCGTCGAGGAGATGGGGATTGATTTAAATGATGTTATCTTAGCTCAATCACAAACCGCAAGCGTGCAAGACTATGATGATGAAGAAGTAAACAACAACATTATCCCCGGGGACATTATCTCTCACACCACCTTTGGAGAGGGACAAGTATTAGAGGTTTTAGGGGACACTATTGTTGTTGAGTTTGTTAAAGATAAAAAAGTAAAATCATTGCGTAAAAACCATCCAGCAATAAAAGTGATTGTGTCGGTTTAAGATGATTCAGTTAGTAATTTTAGTTAGTTGCGTCGTTTCATTAATTTTATTTTTACTTTTTATAGCTGTATTTTGAATTTACTATATCAACTTAAGAGTATCCACAGGTGTAATTATTTTTAAAATAGACACTTTAAACCACCGTGTGATTCGTATTAACGAGAAAAGTCCATTATTTCCAATTCTTTTTGATGCACGTAAACTGAAATTTGAACCTTTTAATTACATTAGTTTTAGCGAATTTTTAAACTTTTTCGAAGTTGAAAATCAAAAAGATTTAAAGATTTATTTTGAACAAAATGCTGTTCATCGTGTTAGTTTGAAATTGCAACTTAATATGAATTTGTACAAACGTTTAACTTTTTTTGAACGTATTTTATTCAAAATAGACTCTCGTACAAAAAGATTAGAAAATACTATTTGTGAATTAAGAGTTTTTCCACAAGATGACGGTATTTTTATCTGTAACATTAATTGACGAATTAACAATGATCATAATAGTAAAAAGATTGAATTTGTCAATGCTAAAAATAATACAATGCAAAAATTGGTTCGTGGTCCTTTTTTAGCTTTAACACTTCTAAAAAAACCTTTTTTCTTTGTTAATGAAATCTTAAATTCAGATATTGAACAAATTTTAGATCGTTTTGGTTTAAAGTTAAATCGAGTGCAATTGTACAGTAAAGACGGAATTATAATGATTCTGTTTAAAAAAACATTTTTAACCAATATCAAAAAGATTAATTCAATTGTTAAAAATCTTAACGAAAATAGTTTATATGAAAAAATGGTCGATTGTGCGAGTGTAATTGAATTTAAAAGAATGATTGATTTAGATGATTTTGAAAATTTAGTCAATCAGTCCAAATACACTTTATATAACATCAAAAACAATAAATTAAGTAACGAATTTTACTATTTTAAACCTAAAGATGTCTATAAACCTGAATTTGTTGAATTTGTTTCTCTATATAATACTTTTAGAAATAAAAATTTAACTAGTGATTTCTTATTAATTAAGAATTCAATTGTTAATTACGAATCTAAAAACAAAACCAAAAACAACGTTTTTTCAGTCTGAATCAACGGAATGAGCAAAGATGTAATTGAATTTTTTCTCAAAATACCATATTTAGTTTATTTATACGAACCTTTGTGAATTAATAAAATTATTTCAAAGGAAAAAGAAATTGAAATCGGTAAACTTGCGAGTCGGATTATTGTCAAAATTTCGCAAGAGAATTTTATGAAGTTAAGTAATTACGATACTTCAAGCAAAATAACTTATTTAATTTACTCATTTGATAATCTGTTTAATTATGAAGAATTAAAAAAGAAAATTAAAATTTTAAGAGAAAACTCAATTTCATGTGCTGTGTATGTTAAAAGAATAAACAAACCGCTAATGAATTTTTTAGGTTCTTCAAATTTAAAAGCGATAGTGATTAGTGAACAAATTAGTAAAAAAATCAATGATGAATCAACTTTTTTTGATTGCGTCAATATTTACCAAATCGCTCAATCAAACAAGATTAGTTTATTCTACGAATTAGAAAATTTTGCACTAGATAAATACATTGTTAAAAAAACAGGGATTTATGCAGCTTACTTACCGCAATTTTCTAAAATTAAACTTGAAAATACTTAAAAACCTGTTTTTATAACAGGTTTTTATAACTTTGAAACAATTAAAAATTATTACTTTATAATATATTAAAGTATAAGGAGCTTTATGAAAAAAGTAAGAACTAGATACGCACCAAGTCCAACCGGATATCTTCACATTGGTGGTGCTAGAACAGCGTTATTTTGTTATTTATTCGCTAAACATTTTAATGGTGATTTTATATTTAGACTCGAAGACACTGACGTAAAAAGAAACGTGGTTGGTGGTGAAGAAAGTCAATTAAATAATTTAGCATGATTAGGGATTATTCCTGATGAGAGTCCGCTTAAACCGAATCCAAAATACGGAAACTACCGTCAAAGTGAAAAACTTGATCGTTACCGTGCAATTGCTGATCAATTAATTTCTCAAAATTTAGCTTACAAAGCTTATGATACTTCTGAAGAATTAGAACAACAAAAACAAGAAAGCGACGCAAAAGGAATTCCATCATTTAGATATAATCCTGAGTGACTTCAAATTTCTGAACAAGAACGTGCACAACGTGAGTCAAAAGGTGAATATTCAATTCGTTTAAAAATGCCTAAAGATCAAATTTATGCATGAGAAGATATTGTGCGTGGACACATCGAATTTAACAGTAGTGATTTAGCTGATTGAGTTATTTACAAATCTGATGGATATCCAACTTACAATTTTGCTGTAGTTGTTGATGACCATGATATGGAAATTTCACACGTGCTACGTGGCGAAGAACACATTGGAAATACACCAAAACAATTAGCCATTTACCAAGCATTAGGTTGAGAAGCACCACAGTTTGGACACTTAACAATTATCACCAACATGGAAGGTCAAAAACTTTCAAAACGTGATTTAACTCTTAAACAATTCATTGAAGACTATAAAAATGAAGGATACGCACCTGAAGGTGTGTTCAACTTTTTAGCGTTATTAGGATGAACATCAGCTGATGCAAAAGAATTAATGACTAAAGAAGAATTAATTGCTCATTTTGATCCATCTCGTTTAAGTAAATCACCATCAAAATTTGATATTAAAAAAATGCAATGATTCTCAAAACAATACATCAAAAATTATGATAATTCAATCATTGCTAAGTTCATCAATTTAGATCAAGTTAACTTTAGTGATGAGTGAAAAGATTTATTTTTAGACACTTACAAACAAAGTGCAATCACAATGAACGAAATAGCTGAAAGTTTAAAAATGTATTTAAGTGCTAATACACAGGTAAAAACGGAAATTTCAGACGATGATGCAACTGTTGTACGTACTTTTGCTTCATTATTAAGTGACAGTGATTTTAGTGTCGATTCAATTCAAAATGCAATTAACAAAACTCAAGAAATTACCGGTGCAAAAGGTAAAAAATTATTTATGCCAATTCGTTTAGCAACCACTTATGTTGAACATGGACCTGAATTAGCAAAAGCTATTTACCTTTTTGGATCAGAAATTATTTTAGGACGTTTAAAAAATGACAATTGAATTTAAGTCAAAAATTTTACAAGGTTCAAACGAACCAGTTTACACTAATTTTGAAGCAAAATTAGAAAGATTAAACGAATTGGATTTCGATGTTCTTTTATTCAACGAACCAAGTCAAAATGTTGCAAACCGTATTGAAATTAACTCGAGTGATGTAAATATTTTTGCTGGTCCAACCACATTAAATTTATCACTTAATAAATGAGTAGATGTTGAGTTTATTGTAAATTATGGAACTAATAAAAATCAAACATTTTTAATTAATACTTTCTTAAAATCACTAACACACACTAAAAATGAAAATGAAGAAGTTTACAAATTAAACTATATTTTAAGTCAAAACCGTGACGAAAATAATTTAATCGGTGAATTTTTCATTGATTTAGTAATCAAATAAAATGATTGGCGTTGATCTTGCTAAAATTAGTCGTTTTGCAAATTTAACAGACGCTTTCATTCAACGTTTTTTACATTTAGAAGAATACGAAATTTATCAAAACATTACAAATGAAAAACAAAAGCAAATATTTTTAGCCAAAATTTGAGCTATCAAAGAAGCGATTTTTAAAAGTGACAACAGCTATAGTCACTTTGATCAAGTTAAATTGGACATCACTGATAAAGGAGTTAAGCATCCAAATTTTTGAATCAGTATTTCACATGAAGAAGATTTCTTAGTAGCTTTTGTAATGAAAAAGGAGTAAAAATGAGTCTAATTATTTTAAAGAAAATTTTGTTTGGTCCAATTTGACTAATCAGAATGATGAGAATCAACTCTCAAGCACGTAAGTATCGTCGTACACCAGATATGTTAACCGAACAACAAAGAAATGATTTTTTACTAAAATATGCCAAAAAATTATTAAAGTTGTACCGTGTTAAAGTCGAAGTTCAAGGTTACGACAATCTTCCAAATAATGGTGGAGTGATTTTAACACCAAACCATAAATCAAATGCTGATGCTTTAATTATGCTACAAGCACTTGAAAAACAATCATACGAACAATCTGAAGTGAATAAAATTCCAACTTTTATTGCTAAACAAGAATTATTAAAGAAAAGATTAATTCGTAATGCAATGTCATTAATTGATACTTTTGCAATTGACCGTAACAACTTCCGTCAAAGTTTGGAAGTGCTTGGTGAATTCGGTAGATTTGTTAAAATGAACAAAACTTATGGAGTTATTTTTCCAGAAGGAACACGTGTAAGTACTCCAAATGAACTCGGAGAATTTAAAGGTGGAGCTTTCAAAGTTGCACAAAATGAATTTTTACAAGTGGTACCTGTTACAATTTCAAATTCTTCAGAAGCATTCAATTCAAAAAGAGCAAAAAAATTAGTTGTTACAGTTACTTTCCACAAACCAATTAAACCAATGGACTTTATCGGACAAGAACCTAAAGCGGTTGGTGAACGTGTACGTAAAATTGTTGAGAGCGAAATAAAATAAAATGAATAATTACGACATTAAATTAGACGATTTTGATGGTCCTTTGGACTTGCTTTTAAGTCTGGTTCAAGATAAAAAAATTGACATTTTACAAGTTAATTTAGTTGAATTAGCAACTCAATATTTAAACATTATTAATAATTTAAAAGAAAATGATATTGACATTGCTGGTGACTACCTTGTTATGGCTGCGACTTTAGTGCAGTTAAAAGCGAAAATGATCTTAAGCGATCCGGTTGAAAAAGTTCAAGTCGAAGAAGATAAAAATTTGATTCTTCAACGTTTAGCGGAATATCAAGAATTCAAAAAAATTTCACAAGCTTTACGTGAACAAGAAACATTCCGTAAGGATATTTTCATTAAAACGATGAGCGATTTAGATGATTATATTGTTGATAAAGATGATACTAAATTAGATGGTCACTCAAATCCATTAAAATTAATTGTTACATTAAGAAAAATGTTTGAGCGTGTTTATGCACAAAATTTACGTGTGACAAAATTAAAAACATTCAACTTAACAGCTAAAGATCAAGAATTTTACATTCGCGATTTATTTAAAAACCGTGATGAAGTTAGTTTTGAAGAAGTTTTTAGTGTTCCATCGCTTAATCACTTTGTTATTACTTTGCTTGCATTATTAGATTTATCACGTAAACAAGAAATTGTAATTCAACAAGATTCACAATTTGACAAAATAAAATTATTTAAAGGACCTGAATATGAAAGATAAGATTATTGAAGCTCTTTTATATGTATTTGGTGATGCAGGAATTAATTTAGAACAAATTCAATTAACATTTTCACTAAATAATCATAGCGAAGCTAAAAAAGTAATGAATGACTTCATCAAAAGTTATAACTCAAAAGACGGCGGTCTTAAAGTTGTTGAATTCAATGGTGTTTATAAATTAAGTACTCGTGAATCTGTTAAAGAATACATCTCAAAAGTTGTAAATACAGTTTCAAAACAAAAACTTTCAAATGCAGCGATCGAAGTTGCCGGGATTATTGCGTATAAAGAACCAATAACCAGAAGTCAAATTTCTAAAATTCGTGGTGTTGCAAGCGACCAAGTGCTTAATAGCTTACTACTTAAAGGTGTAGTTGCCGAAGTTGGTATTTCACCAACACCGGGACATCCAGTTTTATATGGTGTTACCAATAAATTCTATGATTATTTCAAAATCAAAGATTTATCCGATTTACCAAAGTTAAGCGAATTCAATTTTATCAATGTTTCTGATGATGAAGATGAAGAAGTGGAAACGAATGATTTTGATTTATTTGCTAGTCAGAGAGAGATGTAATCATGACTTTATCAAAAATTAGAGCAACACAAAACGACCACGGAAGAAAATTAATCAAAGTTTTAATGAAATATTTTCCGAGCGTTCCAACTTGAAGATTGGAACGTCTTTTTCGTAAAAAAGATATAAAAATTAACAACCAACGAAATTTTTCAAAAGATTATGTCGTACAACAAGGCGATGAAATTTGAGTTTATGGACTAGAGCAAAGTGAAATTTTAGACCAAGAAATTACAAAATCAAAAAAAAGAGATTTTAAAGTAGTTTATGAAGATCAAAATATTCTGATTGTAGACAAAAAAGCTGGTGTGGTGATGCACTCAAACGATGATTCATTAGATTCGCAAATCATGGATTATTTAAAATTTACACCAAATGATAGTTTCACAATTTCACACATTGGACGTTTGGACAAAGAAACCAGCGGACTAGTTATTTATGCTAAAAATTATCAAATTTTGCAAGAATTAACTAATAAAAACGCAATTGTTAAAACTTACGTTTATAAAGCGGACCGTCTTGGACGTGATTTAAGAGTTGAGGGGTTTTTAACTAAAGATGATGTTAAACAAAAAATGATTTTTTCAACTAATAAAAAAAGTGATAAATCACAACGTTGCAGTACATACTTTTTTGAAAGTAACACAAAACAATTTGCACAAATTAAAACCGGTCGCAAGCATCAAATTCGTGCAACTTTATTCTATTTAGGTACACCAATTTATGGTGATTTAAAATATGGTGGTAAGAAAGCGGATCGTCTAATGTTGCATGCATACACACTAAAATTACAAAAATTAAGTGATCAATTTGCTTATTTAAATAATCAAGAATTTATTAGCGAAGTGAAATGATAGAAAGGAATTCATGAAACAAATTACTAGAGAAAAATTAATTGAAATTGCACATGCATTAATGCTCGAACCTACTGAAGAAGTGTTAAATGGTATTTTGCTCGATTGAGAAGAATTACAAAAAAATTTAATGTTATTAAAACAAATTGATACACATGAAGTTCAACCAATGACACATATTAATGAGACCTATTTTGTAGACTTTTTAAGAGAAGATAAAGTTGATACTTCGTATTCAATTTCAAAACAAGAAATTTTAAGCAACGCACATGAATCGGATTCAGACTATATCATTACTAAAAAGGTGGTTAAATAATGAAAGTTTTAGGAAATGTATCTAAAGCACTTCAAGAATTAAAAAACGACAATAATAATACTATTGCTTATGTTTATGAAAATCCCGAATCAGCCAATGAAAGTGGTAAATTAGCAAATGCTGTTTTTACAATTAAAGATGTTTTTGCTACCAATGATGCTCCTACTCAAGCTTCAAGCAAAATCTTAGAGGGATTTAATCCACATTATAATGCGACTGTGGTACAAAAACTAATTGATGCAGGTGCAATCAAGGTTGCAAAAGTCCACAATGATGAGCTTGCACTTGGTGGAACTGGGACTTTTTCTGCTTTTGGACTTATCACTAATCCGTACGATTCTACAAGACTAGTAGGTGGTTCTTCAAGTGGTTCGGTTGCGACATTAACTAAAAATGTTTCGTTCGCACTTGGTAGTGACACTGGGGACAGTGTGCGACTTCCAGCGTCATATAATGGTGTAGTTGGTTTTAAACCTAGCTATGGTGCAATTTCACGTTATGGTATGTTTGCGTACGCTTCTTCGCTTGATACAGTATCTTTTTTCTCGCATAATGTTGATGATTTGAATAATATTTTATCTTGCGTTTATGGTGTGGACACTAAAGATATGACAAGTGTTATGGTACCAATGAGCGACAATGTCAGTCCTATTAAGCCGCTGAAAGTTGCTTGATTAGATGTGTCGGATAAGCTTGAAAAATTTGTCGCTGATGAGTATACAAAATTAATTGATAAATTAAATTCTTTAGATATTCAAGTAACTAAAATTGATGTTAACGATACACTTTTACGTGCAATTAAACCAGTTTATGATATTGTTTCGTACTCTGAAGCAAGTTCGAACTTATCAAATTTAAACGGTATCGCTTTTGGACAACGTAAAGATGGTGAAACTTGAAGCGAAATTATGACCAACACACGTAGTGCCGGATTTGGTAAAATGGTCCAAAGACGTTTGGTACTTGGTAACTATTATTTATACAGTGAAAATCAAGCTGAAATCTTTATCAAGGCTCAAAAAGTGCGTCGTGTAATTCGTGATTACTTAAATGATTTACATCAAAACTACGATGTGGTTATTTTCCCAGCATCAGCTGATGTCGCTCCAAAAATCGATGCATCATTAAATAAATCGCATGATTATATGGACTTTATTTTAACAGGTTCAAATTTAGGTGGTAATCCTTCAATTACTATTCCTTGAATCCAAACAAGTGATAATTTATTTGTTAATTTAGCTTTAGATGCTCAAATTTATCACGATGAAAAATTAATTGGTATTGCCAAGTACTTTGAAAACATTTTAGGAGGTGTTGATGAAAAATAATTTTGAAGTAATTATTGGAATTGAAATTCACGTTGAATTATCAACTAAAACTAAGATGTTTTCGCCAATTGAGATTGATTTTAATGCTCAACCAAACACTAAAGCTAACCAAATTGATTTAGGTTATCCAGGTACTTTACCACTAATTAATAAGCAAGCTGTTAAAAATGGAGTAGCTTTAGCAAAAGCTCTGCAAATGGAAATTGATGACGAATTACATTTTGATCGTAAAAATTATTTTTACACTGATTTACCAAAAGGTTACCAAATCACTCAGTTTTACAGACCTATTGGTAAAAATGGTCAAATCCAAATTACTCTTGAAAACGGTCAAAATAAATTAATTGACATCGAAAGAATTCATTTAGAAGAAGATACAGCCAGACAGCATCATGTTGGTGATGTAACTGAATTAGACTATAATCGTGCTGGTGTACCACTTATTGAAATTGTTACTTATCCAGTCATGAGAAGTGCTGAAGAAGCAGCTTTATATGTCGACGCAATTCGTCAAACAGTTTTAGCTTTAGGTATTTCGAATGCAAAATTAGAACAAGGTTCATTACGTGCGGATGTTAATATTTCACTACGTCCTTATGGTTATAAAAAATTTGGTACCAAAGTAGAAATTAAAAACTTAAATTCATTAAGTAATATTAAAAAAGCGATTGAAAAAGAAATTGATATTCAATATGCTAAAATCATGAAAAATGAACCAATTTTACAACAAACTAAACGTTTTGATGATTCGTTAATGGATGTAGTGGTAATGAGAACAAAAACTGGAGAAGTTGATTATAAATACTTTCCAGAACCAAACATTCCTTTTATTAAACTAAGTAAAGAA is from Mycoplasmopsis pullorum and encodes:
- a CDS encoding ATP-dependent helicase, coding for MKVANNNLLEDLNSKQKEAVEYFDSPLRIVAGAGSGKTKVLTRKIAYLVNKLGIAPKEILAVTFTNKACNEMAIRIRQYCGNLTNELTIKTFHSLCALILREESRKIGLRSDFQILDEVDKKAILNEIYEKLDIQTNLISLSNMMNYISWAKNHHYSKSELKEALNSDEIIPKVYSLYNKKLRENKCLDFDDLILKVNDLFEAYPEVVQKWANKFKYILVDEFQDTSDLQYKIIKYLYNPEDAHITIVGDPDQTIYEWRGAEVDLILDFDQDFKDTKTIVLDINYRSTKKILRAANKLIKNNKFRFNKDLQTENPEGDDIEFFHAFSNEAEARWVVQKINELKKQKIQLKNIAILYRSNYYSRAFEEALINENINHKIFNGTKFFQRAEIKDSLAYLRVLYDGSDIAFERIINIPARGIGKSTLAKLKQFAQEKEMGLFECVLKHYKELPIKQSLIVKSIFPLLKDILTFRKALEKNKFSLVLLKFLEKIKYFEAIEQNVNMRGQATDNVRELIKSMETWEQKNPNKSLKDYLDMVSLMSAGDEYDDFSNYVSLMTVHSAKGLEFDNVFVVGMTEQIFPSYKGLNRDNSKDWMEEERRLAYVAITRAKKKLFITDSRGNLIGTDIPKETSRFVEEMGIDLNDVILAQSQTASVQDYDDEEVNNNIIPGDIISHTTFGEGQVLEVLGDTIVVEFVKDKKVKSLRKNHPAIKVIVSV
- a CDS encoding MHO_4530 family protein, giving the protein MIQLVILVSCVVSLILFLLFIAVFWIYYINLRVSTGVIIFKIDTLNHRVIRINEKSPLFPILFDARKLKFEPFNYISFSEFLNFFEVENQKDLKIYFEQNAVHRVSLKLQLNMNLYKRLTFFERILFKIDSRTKRLENTICELRVFPQDDGIFICNINWRINNDHNSKKIEFVNAKNNTMQKLVRGPFLALTLLKKPFFFVNEILNSDIEQILDRFGLKLNRVQLYSKDGIIMILFKKTFLTNIKKINSIVKNLNENSLYEKMVDCASVIEFKRMIDLDDFENLVNQSKYTLYNIKNNKLSNEFYYFKPKDVYKPEFVEFVSLYNTFRNKNLTSDFLLIKNSIVNYESKNKTKNNVFSVWINGMSKDVIEFFLKIPYLVYLYEPLWINKIISKEKEIEIGKLASRIIVKISQENFMKLSNYDTSSKITYLIYSFDNLFNYEELKKKIKILRENSISCAVYVKRINKPLMNFLGSSNLKAIVISEQISKKINDESTFFDCVNIYQIAQSNKISLFYELENFALDKYIVKKTGIYAAYLPQFSKIKLENT
- the gltX gene encoding glutamate--tRNA ligase, which encodes MKKVRTRYAPSPTGYLHIGGARTALFCYLFAKHFNGDFIFRLEDTDVKRNVVGGEESQLNNLAWLGIIPDESPLKPNPKYGNYRQSEKLDRYRAIADQLISQNLAYKAYDTSEELEQQKQESDAKGIPSFRYNPEWLQISEQERAQRESKGEYSIRLKMPKDQIYAWEDIVRGHIEFNSSDLADWVIYKSDGYPTYNFAVVVDDHDMEISHVLRGEEHIGNTPKQLAIYQALGWEAPQFGHLTIITNMEGQKLSKRDLTLKQFIEDYKNEGYAPEGVFNFLALLGWTSADAKELMTKEELIAHFDPSRLSKSPSKFDIKKMQWFSKQYIKNYDNSIIAKFINLDQVNFSDEWKDLFLDTYKQSAITMNEIAESLKMYLSANTQVKTEISDDDATVVRTFASLLSDSDFSVDSIQNAINKTQEITGAKGKKLFMPIRLATTYVEHGPELAKAIYLFGSEIILGRLKNDNWI
- a CDS encoding 4'-phosphopantetheinyl transferase superfamily protein; its protein translation is MIGVDLAKISRFANLTDAFIQRFLHLEEYEIYQNITNEKQKQIFLAKIWAIKEAIFKSDNSYSHFDQVKLDITDKGVKHPNFWISISHEEDFLVAFVMKKE
- a CDS encoding lysophospholipid acyltransferase family protein, coding for MSLIILKKILFGPIWLIRMMRINSQARKYRRTPDMLTEQQRNDFLLKYAKKLLKLYRVKVEVQGYDNLPNNGGVILTPNHKSNADALIMLQALEKQSYEQSEVNKIPTFIAKQELLKKRLIRNAMSLIDTFAIDRNNFRQSLEVLGEFGRFVKMNKTYGVIFPEGTRVSTPNELGEFKGGAFKVAQNEFLQVVPVTISNSSEAFNSKRAKKLVVTVTFHKPIKPMDFIGQEPKAVGERVRKIVESEIK
- a CDS encoding segregation/condensation protein A, with amino-acid sequence MNNYDIKLDDFDGPLDLLLSLVQDKKIDILQVNLVELATQYLNIINNLKENDIDIAGDYLVMAATLVQLKAKMILSDPVEKVQVEEDKNLILQRLAEYQEFKKISQALREQETFRKDIFIKTMSDLDDYIVDKDDTKLDGHSNPLKLIVTLRKMFERVYAQNLRVTKLKTFNLTAKDQEFYIRDLFKNRDEVSFEEVFSVPSLNHFVITLLALLDLSRKQEIVIQQDSQFDKIKLFKGPEYER
- the scpB gene encoding SMC-Scp complex subunit ScpB; this translates as MKDKIIEALLYVFGDAGINLEQIQLTFSLNNHSEAKKVMNDFIKSYNSKDGGLKVVEFNGVYKLSTRESVKEYISKVVNTVSKQKLSNAAIEVAGIIAYKEPITRSQISKIRGVASDQVLNSLLLKGVVAEVGISPTPGHPVLYGVTNKFYDYFKIKDLSDLPKLSEFNFINVSDDEDEEVETNDFDLFASQREM
- a CDS encoding pseudouridine synthase family protein, yielding MTLSKIRATQNDHGRKLIKVLMKYFPSVPTWRLERLFRKKDIKINNQRNFSKDYVVQQGDEIWVYGLEQSEILDQEITKSKKRDFKVVYEDQNILIVDKKAGVVMHSNDDSLDSQIMDYLKFTPNDSFTISHIGRLDKETSGLVIYAKNYQILQELTNKNAIVKTYVYKADRLGRDLRVEGFLTKDDVKQKMIFSTNKKSDKSQRCSTYFFESNTKQFAQIKTGRKHQIRATLFYLGTPIYGDLKYGGKKADRLMLHAYTLKLQKLSDQFAYLNNQEFISEVKW
- a CDS encoding Asp-tRNA(Asn)/Glu-tRNA(Gln) amidotransferase subunit GatC; translation: MKQITREKLIEIAHALMLEPTEEVLNGILLDWEELQKNLMLLKQIDTHEVQPMTHINETYFVDFLREDKVDTSYSISKQEILSNAHESDSDYIITKKVVK
- a CDS encoding amidase family protein, with product MKVLGNVSKALQELKNDNNNTIAYVYENPESANESGKLANAVFTIKDVFATNDAPTQASSKILEGFNPHYNATVVQKLIDAGAIKVAKVHNDELALGGTGTFSAFGLITNPYDSTRLVGGSSSGSVATLTKNVSFALGSDTGDSVRLPASYNGVVGFKPSYGAISRYGMFAYASSLDTVSFFSHNVDDLNNILSCVYGVDTKDMTSVMVPMSDNVSPIKPLKVAWLDVSDKLEKFVADEYTKLIDKLNSLDIQVTKIDVNDTLLRAIKPVYDIVSYSEASSNLSNLNGIAFGQRKDGETWSEIMTNTRSAGFGKMVQRRLVLGNYYLYSENQAEIFIKAQKVRRVIRDYLNDLHQNYDVVIFPASADVAPKIDASLNKSHDYMDFILTGSNLGGNPSITIPWIQTSDNLFVNLALDAQIYHDEKLIGIAKYFENILGGVDEK